The proteins below come from a single Serratia ficaria genomic window:
- the aroC gene encoding chorismate synthase — MAGNSIGQIFRVTTFGESHGVALGCIVDGVPPGIPLTEADLQHDLDRRRPGTSRYTTQRREPDQVRILSGVFEGVTTGTSIGLMIENTDQRSQDYSAIKDVFRPGHADYTYEQKYGLRDYRGGGRSSARETAMRVAAGAIAKKYLQQKFGVQVRGYLAQIGDVTCELKDWDQVEQNPFFCPDPDKLAALDELMRALKKEGDSIGAKVSVIAENVPVGLGEPVFDRLDADLAHALMSINAVKGVEIGDGFGVVTKRGSENRDEITPEGFQSNHAGGILGGISSGQPVIAHLALKPTSSIMVPGRTINRQGEAVEMVTRGRHDPCVGIRAVPIAEAMMAIVLMDHLLRQRAQNGDVASDVPRW; from the coding sequence ATGGCAGGAAACAGTATTGGGCAGATTTTCCGCGTCACCACTTTTGGTGAATCTCACGGGGTAGCCCTGGGTTGTATCGTCGACGGCGTACCGCCCGGCATCCCGCTCACCGAAGCCGATTTGCAGCACGATCTGGACCGCCGCCGTCCAGGCACCTCTCGTTACACCACCCAGCGTCGCGAACCGGATCAGGTGCGCATTCTCTCCGGCGTCTTCGAGGGCGTGACCACCGGCACCAGCATCGGGCTGATGATCGAAAATACCGACCAGCGCTCGCAGGATTACAGCGCCATCAAGGACGTGTTCCGTCCGGGGCACGCCGACTACACCTACGAGCAGAAATACGGCCTGCGCGACTACCGCGGCGGCGGCCGCTCTTCGGCGCGCGAAACCGCGATGCGCGTGGCGGCCGGGGCGATCGCCAAGAAGTATCTGCAGCAGAAGTTCGGCGTGCAGGTGCGCGGTTATCTGGCGCAGATCGGCGACGTGACCTGCGAATTGAAAGACTGGGATCAGGTCGAACAAAACCCGTTCTTCTGCCCGGATCCGGACAAGCTGGCGGCACTGGACGAACTGATGCGCGCGCTGAAGAAAGAGGGCGATTCGATCGGCGCCAAGGTCAGCGTGATTGCCGAAAACGTGCCGGTCGGCCTGGGCGAACCGGTATTTGACCGCCTGGACGCCGATCTGGCGCATGCGCTGATGAGCATCAACGCGGTCAAAGGCGTAGAAATCGGCGACGGCTTTGGCGTGGTGACCAAGCGCGGCAGCGAAAACCGCGATGAAATCACCCCGGAAGGCTTCCAGAGCAACCATGCGGGCGGCATCCTCGGCGGCATCAGCAGCGGCCAGCCGGTGATCGCGCATCTGGCGCTCAAGCCGACCTCCAGCATTATGGTGCCGGGCCGCACCATCAATCGTCAGGGCGAGGCGGTGGAGATGGTGACCCGCGGTCGTCACGACCCTTGCGTGGGGATCCGCGCGGTGCCGATCGCCGAAGCGATGATGGCGATTGTGCTGATGGATCACCTGCTGCGCCAGCGGGCGCAAAACGGTGATGTGGCTTCCGACGTTCCGCGCTGGTAA
- the fadL gene encoding long-chain fatty acid transporter FadL: MSQKNLFTKSALAAAVAIISSNVSAAGFQLNEFSSAGLGRSYSGEGAIADTAASASRNPALLMMYTRPEFSIGAVFIDPDVDITGKSPSGASLNSKNIAPVAWVPNLHYVHPINDQFAVGGSVTSNYGLATEFNDGYTAGAYGGKTDLTTVNLNLSGAYRLNQHFSFGLGFDAVYAKAKLERYAGESGAALGMPADTQISHLKGDEWGYGWNAGILYEVDENNRYGFTYRSEVKIDFDGDYKSSIPSALNPLQGKTGLPWGTNGSTIPGSLTLNLPEMWELSGYNKVAPQWAIHYSLAYTSWSQFQELKATGSNGQTLFEKHEGFKDAYRIALGTTYFYDDNWTFRTGIAFDDSPVPAQNRSISIPDQDRLWLSAGTTYAFNKDASVDVGISYMHGQKVTVKEGPYTFESEGKAWLYGANFNYRF, translated from the coding sequence ATGAGCCAGAAAAACCTATTTACTAAATCAGCTCTCGCAGCTGCAGTGGCAATTATTTCTTCAAACGTGTCTGCCGCAGGATTCCAGCTGAATGAGTTTTCATCAGCTGGCTTAGGACGTTCGTATTCTGGCGAAGGCGCCATCGCAGACACCGCGGCATCCGCCAGCCGCAACCCGGCCCTATTGATGATGTACACCCGCCCCGAATTCTCGATCGGCGCGGTATTTATCGATCCGGACGTGGACATCACCGGCAAATCCCCCTCCGGCGCCAGCCTGAATTCCAAGAACATCGCCCCGGTGGCCTGGGTGCCGAACCTGCATTATGTGCATCCGATTAACGACCAGTTCGCGGTTGGCGGCTCGGTCACCAGCAACTATGGCCTGGCCACTGAATTCAACGACGGTTATACCGCAGGCGCTTACGGCGGTAAAACCGATCTGACCACCGTGAACCTGAACCTGAGCGGCGCCTACCGCCTGAACCAGCACTTCAGCTTCGGTCTGGGCTTTGACGCGGTTTACGCTAAAGCCAAACTTGAACGCTATGCCGGTGAAAGCGGCGCAGCGCTCGGCATGCCGGCCGATACCCAGATCTCGCATCTGAAAGGTGACGAATGGGGCTACGGCTGGAACGCCGGCATCCTGTACGAAGTGGATGAAAACAACCGCTACGGCTTCACCTACCGTTCCGAAGTGAAAATCGACTTCGACGGCGATTATAAGAGCAGCATTCCCTCAGCTTTGAACCCGCTGCAAGGAAAAACGGGCCTGCCATGGGGCACCAACGGCAGCACTATTCCGGGTTCTCTGACCCTGAACCTGCCGGAAATGTGGGAACTGTCCGGTTACAACAAGGTGGCGCCGCAGTGGGCTATCCACTACAGCCTGGCCTACACCAGCTGGAGCCAGTTCCAGGAGCTGAAGGCCACCGGCAGCAACGGCCAGACGCTGTTTGAGAAGCACGAAGGCTTCAAGGACGCTTACCGCATCGCGCTGGGCACCACCTACTTCTATGACGATAACTGGACCTTCCGCACCGGTATCGCCTTCGACGACAGCCCGGTGCCGGCTCAAAACCGCTCCATCTCCATTCCGGATCAGGACCGCCTGTGGCTGAGCGCCGGTACCACCTACGCGTTCAACAAGGACGCATCGGTTGACGTGGGCATTTCTTACATGCACGGCCAGAAAGTCACCGTCAAGGAAGGCCCGTACACCTTCGAGTCCGAAGGCAAGGCCTGGCTGTACGGCGCCAACTTCAACTACCGCTTCTGA
- the smrB gene encoding endonuclease SmrB: protein MKNKHPLSKDELQLFRESVAGAKKLRQDTIVHRPPKPKIKQVAPQRLLQEQVDASYYFSDEYQPQLEEEGPTRYVRPGYSPFELKKLRRGDYSPDLFLDLHGLTQMQAKQELGALIAACKREHVHCACVMHGHGKHILKQQTPLWLAQHPDVLAFHQAPKEWGGNAAILLLVELAE from the coding sequence ATGAAGAACAAGCACCCTCTGAGCAAAGATGAACTGCAGCTCTTCAGAGAGTCGGTTGCGGGCGCGAAAAAACTGCGACAGGACACCATCGTCCACCGCCCGCCCAAGCCGAAGATAAAACAGGTGGCGCCGCAGCGTCTGCTGCAGGAGCAGGTCGACGCGAGCTATTATTTCTCTGATGAGTATCAGCCGCAGCTGGAAGAGGAAGGCCCGACGCGCTATGTGCGCCCGGGTTACAGCCCGTTCGAGCTGAAAAAACTGCGCCGCGGCGACTATTCGCCGGATCTGTTTCTCGATTTGCACGGCCTGACCCAAATGCAGGCCAAGCAGGAGCTCGGGGCGCTGATCGCCGCCTGCAAGCGTGAACACGTGCACTGCGCCTGCGTGATGCACGGCCACGGCAAACACATTCTCAAGCAGCAAACGCCGCTGTGGCTGGCGCAGCACCCCGACGTACTGGCGTTTCACCAGGCGCCGAAGGAATGGGGCGGCAACGCGGCCATCCTGCTGCTGGTCGAGCTGGCGGAGTAA
- the fadJ gene encoding fatty acid oxidation complex subunit alpha FadJ, translated as MSFENALHEQRAKPSAFQLTLRPDNIGVITIDVPGEKVNTLKAEFVEQVNDVLLKAQQHPALEGLVIISGKPDSFIAGADITMIAACASAKEAETLAKKGQSTLAQIAAFPVPVVAAIHGACLGGGLELALACHSRVCSLDDKTALGLPEVQLGLLPGSGGTQRLPRLIGAGKALDMILTGRHIRARQALRMGLVDDAVPQSILLQTAIERVKLGWQSARALPWQERLLNGPLGRSLLFSIVRKKTLAKTHGNYPAAERIIQVVRTGLDQGSASGYEAEARAFGELAMTPQSAALRSLFFASTALKKERGGNAQPHALHRVGILGGGLMGGGIACVTATRGGLPVRIKDVNESGINHALKYSWEALGKRVRTKRMRPAERQKQMMLISGSSDYTGFEQADIVVEAVFEDLALKQQMVAEIERHAAPHTVFASNTSSLPIGQIAAQAQRPQQVIGLHYFSPVDKMPLVEVIPHAGTSEETIATTVALAHKQGKTAIVVADRAGFYVNRILAPYINEAARCLLEGEPIESLDKALVDFGFPVGPITLLDEVGIDVGTKIIPVLVAALGERFAAPAAFDAVLKDGRKGRKNGRGFYLYPSEGQQRQRRKRADTSLYLLLGITPKSHLQPATIAQRCVMMMLNEAARCLDEGVIRSARDGDIGAVFGIGFPPFLGGPFRYMDELGAEKVVKTLEYLQQQYGEHFAPCDRLQRMARQGERFYPQGR; from the coding sequence ATGAGCTTCGAAAACGCATTGCACGAACAGCGGGCCAAACCTTCGGCTTTTCAGTTGACGCTGCGCCCGGACAATATCGGCGTGATCACCATCGACGTGCCGGGCGAAAAGGTCAATACGCTGAAGGCCGAGTTCGTCGAACAGGTGAATGACGTGCTGCTCAAGGCGCAGCAACATCCGGCGTTGGAAGGGCTGGTGATTATCTCCGGCAAGCCGGATTCGTTTATCGCCGGCGCCGACATTACCATGATTGCCGCCTGCGCCAGCGCCAAAGAGGCCGAAACGCTGGCGAAGAAGGGGCAAAGCACCCTGGCGCAGATCGCCGCTTTCCCGGTGCCGGTAGTGGCGGCGATCCACGGCGCCTGCCTGGGGGGCGGGCTGGAGCTGGCGTTGGCCTGCCACAGCCGGGTGTGTTCGCTGGATGATAAAACCGCGCTCGGGCTGCCGGAAGTGCAGCTGGGGCTCTTGCCGGGCTCCGGCGGCACCCAGCGTTTACCGCGCCTGATTGGCGCCGGCAAGGCGCTGGACATGATCCTGACCGGCCGGCACATCCGCGCGCGGCAGGCGTTGCGCATGGGGTTGGTGGACGACGCCGTGCCGCAGTCGATTTTATTGCAGACCGCCATCGAGCGGGTGAAATTGGGCTGGCAAAGCGCGCGCGCGCTGCCGTGGCAGGAGCGTTTGCTCAATGGGCCGCTGGGCAGGAGCTTGCTGTTCAGCATCGTCCGTAAAAAAACCTTGGCGAAAACCCACGGCAATTATCCGGCGGCGGAGCGCATCATTCAGGTGGTGCGCACCGGGCTGGATCAGGGCAGCGCCAGCGGTTACGAAGCCGAGGCGCGCGCCTTCGGCGAGCTGGCGATGACGCCGCAGTCGGCGGCTTTGCGCAGCCTGTTCTTCGCCTCCACCGCGCTGAAGAAAGAGCGGGGCGGCAATGCGCAGCCGCACGCGCTGCATCGCGTCGGCATTCTGGGCGGCGGCCTGATGGGCGGCGGCATCGCCTGCGTGACCGCCACGCGCGGCGGCTTGCCGGTGCGGATTAAAGACGTCAACGAAAGCGGCATCAACCACGCGCTCAAGTACAGCTGGGAGGCGCTCGGCAAGCGGGTGCGCACTAAGCGCATGCGCCCGGCGGAGCGGCAAAAGCAGATGATGCTGATCTCCGGCTCCAGCGACTACACCGGCTTCGAGCAGGCGGACATCGTGGTAGAGGCGGTGTTTGAAGATCTGGCGCTGAAGCAGCAGATGGTTGCTGAAATCGAACGGCACGCCGCGCCGCATACCGTCTTCGCCTCCAACACCTCGTCGCTGCCGATCGGCCAAATCGCCGCCCAGGCGCAGCGGCCGCAGCAGGTGATCGGCCTGCACTATTTCAGCCCGGTCGATAAAATGCCGCTGGTGGAGGTGATCCCGCATGCCGGCACCAGCGAAGAAACCATCGCCACCACCGTGGCGTTGGCGCACAAACAGGGCAAGACGGCGATTGTGGTGGCCGACCGCGCCGGTTTTTACGTCAATCGCATTCTGGCGCCCTATATTAATGAAGCGGCGCGCTGCCTGCTGGAAGGTGAGCCGATCGAGTCGCTGGACAAGGCGTTGGTGGACTTCGGTTTCCCGGTGGGGCCGATCACCCTGCTGGACGAGGTCGGCATCGACGTCGGCACCAAGATAATCCCGGTGCTGGTGGCGGCGTTGGGCGAGCGCTTCGCCGCGCCCGCCGCCTTCGACGCGGTGCTGAAAGACGGGCGCAAGGGGCGCAAGAACGGCCGCGGTTTCTATTTGTACCCGAGCGAAGGCCAGCAACGCCAGCGGCGCAAACGCGCCGACACGTCGTTATACCTCCTGCTGGGCATCACGCCGAAATCGCACCTGCAGCCGGCGACCATCGCCCAACGCTGCGTGATGATGATGCTGAACGAGGCGGCGCGCTGCCTGGACGAAGGCGTGATCCGCAGCGCGCGCGATGGCGACATCGGGGCGGTGTTCGGCATCGGTTTCCCGCCGTTCCTCGGCGGCCCGTTCCGTTATATGGATGAACTCGGGGCCGAGAAAGTGGTGAAAACGCTGGAATACCTGCAGCAGCAATACGGCGAGCACTTTGCGCCCTGCGACAGGCTGCAGCGCATGGCGCGCCAGGGCGAGCGTTTTTACCCGCAGGGGCGCTGA
- a CDS encoding sulfite exporter TauE/SafE family protein has product MDWLVVGPEMLGVLFAVALLAGFIDSIAGGGGLLTVPALLAVGVPPAQALATNKLQSVGGSFSASLYFIRRGAVNLKEQKLTILLTLIGSIIGAILVQHMRADLLRQMLPLLVIGIGLYFLLMPRLGEEDRQRRLSALPFGLVAGGCVGFYDGFFGPGAGSFYALAYVTLCGFNLAKSTAHAKVLNFTSNVGGLALFIIGGKVVWSLGLVMLVGQVLGARLGAHMVLTRGQKLIRPMIVIVSLVMSCKLLYDNHGAEIQQWLALHI; this is encoded by the coding sequence ATGGACTGGTTAGTCGTTGGCCCCGAGATGCTCGGGGTTTTGTTTGCCGTGGCGCTGCTGGCGGGGTTCATCGACTCCATCGCCGGCGGCGGCGGGTTGCTGACGGTGCCGGCGCTGCTGGCGGTTGGGGTTCCCCCGGCGCAGGCGCTGGCGACCAACAAGCTGCAATCGGTAGGCGGTTCTTTCTCCGCCAGCCTGTACTTTATTCGCCGCGGCGCGGTAAACCTCAAAGAACAGAAGCTGACCATTCTGCTGACGCTGATTGGCTCGATCATCGGGGCGATCCTGGTGCAGCACATGCGCGCCGATCTGCTGCGGCAGATGCTGCCGCTGCTGGTGATTGGCATCGGCCTGTATTTCCTGCTGATGCCGCGGCTGGGTGAGGAAGATCGCCAGCGTCGCCTGAGCGCCTTGCCCTTCGGTCTGGTGGCCGGCGGCTGCGTTGGCTTCTACGACGGTTTCTTCGGCCCCGGCGCCGGTTCTTTCTATGCGTTGGCCTACGTGACGCTGTGCGGTTTTAACCTCGCCAAGTCCACCGCGCACGCCAAGGTGCTGAACTTCACCTCCAACGTCGGCGGGCTGGCGCTGTTCATCATCGGCGGCAAGGTGGTGTGGAGCCTCGGCCTGGTGATGCTGGTGGGGCAGGTGTTGGGCGCGCGCCTGGGGGCGCACATGGTGTTGACCCGCGGCCAAAAGCTGATACGCCCGATGATCGTGATCGTTTCGCTGGTGATGAGCTGCAAGCTGCTGTACGACAATCACGGCGCCGAAATTCAGCAGTGGCTGGCGCTGCATATTTAG
- the mepA gene encoding penicillin-insensitive murein endopeptidase — MKNWMLGLVALMASGSAMALTPWQKIDHPVGGASQAVGGFANGCIIGAQPLPLNSPDYQVMRTDQRRYFGHPDLLAFIQRLSSKANQKALGTVLIGDMAMPAGGRFSSGHASHQSGLDVDIWLQLPRQRWSAQQLLKPQPIDLVSSDGKQVVARQWQPQIGSLIKLAAQDVEVTRIFVNPAIKQRLCLDAGADRDWLHKVRPWFGHRAHMHVRLRCPAGSLECKEQDPPPPGDGCGAELASWFVPHQPSAKPGKPVPPPLPPTCQALLDNHFAAE; from the coding sequence ATGAAAAACTGGATGTTGGGCCTGGTTGCCCTGATGGCGTCAGGCTCCGCCATGGCGTTGACGCCGTGGCAGAAGATAGACCACCCGGTGGGCGGGGCGTCGCAGGCGGTGGGCGGCTTCGCCAACGGCTGCATTATCGGCGCCCAGCCGCTGCCGCTGAATTCGCCGGATTATCAGGTGATGCGCACCGATCAGCGCCGCTATTTCGGCCACCCGGACCTGCTGGCGTTCATTCAGCGCCTCAGCAGCAAGGCGAACCAGAAAGCGCTGGGCACCGTGCTGATCGGCGACATGGCGATGCCGGCCGGCGGGCGCTTCAGCAGCGGCCACGCCAGCCATCAGTCAGGGCTGGATGTCGACATCTGGCTGCAGCTGCCGCGCCAGCGCTGGAGCGCGCAGCAGCTGCTGAAACCGCAGCCGATCGATCTGGTGTCTAGCGACGGCAAGCAGGTGGTGGCGCGCCAGTGGCAGCCGCAGATCGGATCCTTAATCAAACTGGCGGCGCAGGACGTTGAGGTGACGCGCATCTTCGTCAACCCGGCGATCAAGCAGCGTCTGTGCCTGGACGCCGGCGCCGACCGCGACTGGCTGCACAAGGTGCGCCCATGGTTCGGCCACCGCGCGCACATGCACGTGCGCCTGCGTTGCCCGGCCGGCAGCCTGGAGTGCAAAGAGCAGGATCCGCCGCCGCCGGGCGACGGTTGCGGCGCGGAGCTGGCGAGCTGGTTCGTGCCGCATCAACCGAGCGCCAAACCGGGTAAGCCGGTGCCGCCGCCGTTACCGCCTACCTGTCAGGCATTGCTGGATAATCACTTCGCAGCGGAATAA
- the sixA gene encoding phosphohistidine phosphatase SixA codes for MQVLIMRHGEAALDAASDAVRPLTLCGRDESRQMAAWLNTKSVDIERVLVSPYLRAEQTLATVREALTLPEGEEVLPELTPGGDAGRVGSYLQALALQGVSSVLIVSHLPLVGYLVAELCPGECPPMFATSAIANVDLAADGSYGKFEWQVSPSQVMAKV; via the coding sequence ATGCAAGTTTTGATTATGCGTCACGGAGAGGCGGCACTCGATGCGGCCAGCGATGCGGTAAGGCCTCTTACCCTCTGCGGTCGTGATGAGTCTCGTCAGATGGCGGCCTGGTTGAACACCAAGTCTGTGGATATCGAACGCGTGCTGGTCAGCCCCTATCTGCGGGCCGAACAGACGCTGGCGACGGTGCGTGAAGCCCTGACGCTGCCGGAGGGCGAAGAAGTGCTGCCCGAGCTGACGCCCGGCGGGGACGCCGGACGCGTAGGCAGCTACCTGCAAGCGCTGGCGCTGCAGGGGGTTAGCTCGGTGCTGATCGTCTCTCACTTGCCGCTGGTGGGTTATCTGGTGGCCGAACTGTGCCCGGGCGAATGCCCGCCGATGTTCGCCACTTCCGCCATCGCCAATGTCGATCTGGCGGCCGACGGCAGCTACGGCAAGTTCGAATGGCAGGTGAGTCCGTCGCAGGTGATGGCCAAGGTCTGA
- the fadI gene encoding acetyl-CoA C-acyltransferase FadI: protein MSKALPLVTRHGDRIAIVNGLRTPFAKQATAYHGIPAVDLGKMAVSELLARSGIDPALIEQLVFGQVVQMPEAPNIAREIVLGTGMSVHTDAYSVSRACATSFQAIANVAESIMAGSVGIGIAGGADSSSVLPIGVSKALARTLVDVNKARTLSQRLKLFGRLKFRDLMPVPPAVAEYSTGLRMGDTAEQMAKSHGITREEQDALAHRSHQLAAKAWEQGWLRDEVMTAYVPPYRAQIAEDNNVRKDSSLASYARLKPAFDRKHGSVTAANSTPLTDGAAAVLMMSESRAKELGLQPLGYLRSFAFAAIDVWEDMLLGPSYATPLALDRAGIGLADLTLIDMHEAFAAQTLANLKMFASDEFARQKLGRSQAIGAVDMDKFNVLGGSIAYGHPFAATGARMITQTLHELKRRGGGLGLATACAAGGLGAAMIVEVE, encoded by the coding sequence ATGAGTAAGGCACTGCCGTTGGTGACCCGTCACGGTGACCGTATCGCGATTGTAAATGGACTGCGTACCCCCTTTGCCAAACAGGCGACCGCCTATCACGGCATTCCGGCGGTGGATCTGGGAAAAATGGCGGTAAGCGAACTGTTGGCCCGCAGCGGCATTGACCCGGCGCTGATCGAGCAACTGGTGTTCGGCCAGGTGGTGCAAATGCCGGAGGCGCCGAACATCGCGCGTGAAATCGTGCTCGGCACCGGCATGAGCGTGCATACCGACGCCTACAGCGTATCGCGCGCCTGCGCCACCAGTTTCCAGGCCATCGCCAACGTGGCGGAAAGCATCATGGCCGGCAGCGTCGGCATCGGCATCGCCGGCGGCGCCGATTCGTCCTCGGTGCTGCCGATCGGCGTCAGCAAAGCGCTGGCGCGCACCCTGGTGGATGTCAATAAGGCGCGCACCCTGTCGCAACGCCTCAAATTGTTCGGCCGATTGAAATTCCGCGATCTGATGCCGGTGCCGCCGGCGGTGGCGGAATACTCCACCGGCCTGCGCATGGGCGACACCGCCGAGCAAATGGCGAAAAGCCACGGCATCACCCGGGAAGAACAGGACGCGCTGGCGCACCGTTCCCATCAGCTGGCGGCCAAGGCCTGGGAGCAGGGCTGGCTGCGGGACGAGGTCATGACCGCCTACGTGCCGCCGTACCGGGCGCAAATCGCCGAAGACAACAATGTCCGCAAAGATTCCAGCCTGGCCTCCTACGCCAGGCTGAAACCGGCGTTCGATCGCAAACACGGCAGCGTGACCGCGGCCAACAGCACGCCGTTGACCGACGGCGCGGCGGCGGTGCTGATGATGAGCGAGTCGCGCGCCAAAGAGCTGGGCCTGCAGCCGCTGGGTTATCTGCGCAGCTTCGCCTTCGCCGCCATCGACGTGTGGGAAGACATGCTGCTCGGCCCGTCCTACGCCACGCCGCTGGCGCTGGATCGCGCCGGCATCGGCCTGGCCGATCTGACGTTGATCGACATGCACGAGGCCTTCGCCGCGCAGACCCTGGCCAACCTGAAAATGTTCGCCAGCGATGAGTTCGCCCGGCAAAAACTGGGGCGCAGCCAGGCGATCGGCGCGGTGGACATGGATAAATTCAACGTATTGGGCGGCTCGATCGCTTACGGCCACCCGTTTGCCGCCACCGGCGCGCGCATGATCACCCAGACGCTGCACGAGCTGAAACGCCGCGGCGGCGGGCTGGGCCTGGCTACCGCCTGCGCAGCCGGAGGGTTAGGGGCCGCAATGATCGTGGAGGTGGAATAA
- a CDS encoding YfcZ/YiiS family protein, which yields MSDAINKCSAQETAACCCVDVGTVMDNTDCTASYSQVFGNQQDAQAMLAALTAKARAVESDPCDISSSIKPVDGGVRLAADFTFACQAETLIFQLGLR from the coding sequence ATGTCAGATGCAATTAATAAATGCAGCGCCCAGGAAACCGCAGCTTGCTGCTGCGTGGATGTCGGCACCGTGATGGACAACACCGATTGCACCGCGTCCTACAGCCAGGTGTTTGGCAATCAACAGGATGCGCAGGCCATGCTGGCCGCGCTGACGGCCAAGGCGCGCGCGGTGGAATCCGACCCTTGCGACATCAGCAGCAGCATTAAACCGGTTGACGGCGGCGTACGGCTGGCGGCCGATTTTACCTTCGCCTGCCAGGCGGAAACGCTGATTTTCCAGCTCGGTTTGCGTTAA
- the prmB gene encoding 50S ribosomal protein L3 N(5)-glutamine methyltransferase, with protein sequence MDKIFVDEAVNELHTIQDMLRWAVSRFNAANIYYGHGTDNPWDEAVQLVLPSLFLPLDIPEDMHTARLTSSERHRIVERVIRRVNERIPVAYLTNKAWFCGMEFYVDERVLVPRSPIGELINDRFSALIPHPPRHILDMCTGSGCIAIACGYAFPEAEVDAVDISSEVLAVTERNIQAHGVEHQVIPIRSDLFRDVPAIQYDLIVTNPPYVDAEDMSDLPQEFRFEPELGLAAGSDGLKLVRRILACAPDYLSDDGVLICEVGNSMVHLMEQYPDVPFTWLEFDNGGDGVFMLTKQQLIDCKAHFSIYRS encoded by the coding sequence TTGGACAAAATTTTCGTCGACGAAGCAGTGAACGAGCTGCACACCATTCAGGATATGCTGCGCTGGGCGGTGAGCCGCTTCAACGCCGCCAATATCTACTATGGTCACGGAACCGATAATCCGTGGGACGAAGCGGTGCAATTGGTGCTGCCAAGCCTGTTCCTGCCGTTGGATATTCCAGAGGACATGCACACCGCACGTTTGACCTCCAGCGAACGCCACCGCATCGTTGAGCGCGTGATCCGCCGCGTCAACGAGCGTATCCCGGTCGCCTACCTGACCAACAAGGCCTGGTTCTGCGGCATGGAGTTCTACGTGGACGAACGCGTGTTGGTGCCGCGCTCGCCGATTGGCGAGCTGATCAACGATCGCTTCAGCGCGCTGATCCCGCACCCGCCGCGCCATATTCTCGACATGTGCACCGGCAGCGGCTGCATCGCCATCGCCTGCGGCTACGCCTTCCCGGAGGCGGAAGTGGACGCGGTGGATATCTCCAGCGAAGTGCTGGCGGTAACCGAGCGCAACATTCAGGCGCACGGCGTCGAACACCAGGTGATCCCGATCCGCTCCGACCTGTTCCGCGACGTTCCCGCGATCCAGTACGATCTGATCGTCACCAACCCGCCGTATGTGGACGCGGAAGACATGTCCGATCTGCCGCAGGAGTTCCGCTTTGAACCGGAGCTGGGCCTGGCGGCGGGCAGCGACGGCCTGAAGCTGGTGCGCCGCATCCTGGCCTGCGCGCCGGATTACCTCAGCGACGACGGCGTGCTGATTTGTGAAGTGGGCAACAGCATGGTACATCTGATGGAACAATATCCGGATGTTCCGTTCACCTGGCTGGAGTTCGACAACGGCGGCGACGGCGTATTCATGCTGACCAAACAGCAACTGATTGATTGCAAGGCGCACTTCAGCATCTACCGCAGCTAA